The following proteins are encoded in a genomic region of Enterocloster clostridioformis:
- a CDS encoding amino acid ABC transporter permease, protein MQIVNIITQYYPSFFKALGITLQMTVISLLCATVLGVIFGLFKVSDFKILKLIADVYIDIIRGTPLLVQVMIMMYGVGSVLKPYGFQWSNIGGAFTAGCVALSLNAGAYMAEIIRGGIEAVDKGQMEAARSLGLSYGKAMRKVILPQAFRTMLPSIINQFIISLKDTSLVSVIGPRELTQNGKIIAANSASMVMPIWICVALFYLVVCTILSRIAKYVERRVSYGK, encoded by the coding sequence ATGCAGATTGTAAACATCATAACACAGTATTACCCATCATTTTTTAAGGCCCTGGGAATCACCCTGCAGATGACCGTGATATCTCTGCTCTGCGCGACGGTTCTGGGTGTTATTTTCGGCCTGTTCAAGGTCTCGGATTTCAAGATATTAAAACTCATTGCCGATGTCTATATTGACATCATCCGCGGAACGCCCCTGTTAGTACAGGTCATGATTATGATGTACGGCGTGGGAAGCGTTTTGAAGCCTTATGGTTTCCAGTGGAGCAATATAGGCGGCGCGTTTACGGCGGGCTGCGTGGCCCTGAGCCTTAACGCAGGGGCCTATATGGCGGAAATCATCCGCGGAGGCATCGAGGCTGTTGACAAGGGCCAGATGGAGGCGGCCAGAAGTCTGGGGCTATCCTACGGCAAGGCCATGCGCAAGGTGATTCTGCCCCAGGCATTCAGGACCATGCTGCCCTCCATCATCAATCAGTTCATCATCTCCCTGAAGGACACGTCCCTTGTATCTGTCATCGGACCCAGGGAGCTGACTCAGAACGGTAAGATTATCGCGGCCAATTCCGCTTCCATGGTTATGCCCATCTGGATCTGCGTGGCCCTTTTTTATCTGGTAGTCTGCACGATTCTGTCCAGGATTGCCAAGTATGTGGAGAGGAGAGTGTCCTATGGAAAATAA
- a CDS encoding DNA gyrase/topoisomerase IV subunit B produces MAKEQYNADSITVLEGLEAVRKRPGMYIGGVGTKGLNHLIYEIIDNAVDEHLAGFCSSVWVTLEADGSCTVRDNGRGIPVGLHKKGISAARIVLSTLHAGGKFDNDAYKTSGGLHGVGSSVVNALSAHMDLKVYRDGFIYHDEYEKGRPVIKLENGLLPVIGKTRETGTCINFLPDGDIFEKTRFKADWLKSRLHETAYLNPNLTLYYENKRPGEGEKVAFHEPEGIVAYVRELNSGKTPVHDPIYFKGTVDKVEVEAAIQFVDTFEENILGFCNNIFTQEGGTHLAGFKTKFTALINSYAREIGILKDKDTNFTGADTRNGMTAVIAVKHPDPIFEGQTKTKLASADATKAVFTVTGDELQLYFDRNVEVLKGVIGCAEKSAKIRRAEEKAKTNMLTKSKFSFDSNGKLANCESRDASRCEIFIVEGDSAGGSAKTARNRQYQAILPIRGKILNVEKASMDKVLANAEIKTMINSFGCGFSEGYGNDFDITKLRYDKIILMTDADVDGSHIDTLLLTFLYRFMPELIYDGHVYIAMPPLFKVIPKRGEEQYLYDEKELERYRKTHTGDFTLQRYKGLGEMDAQQLWETTLDPERRVLKRVEIEDARMATEITEMLMGTEVGPRRQFIYEHADEAEIDA; encoded by the coding sequence ATGGCAAAGGAACAATATAATGCGGACAGTATTACGGTGCTGGAAGGACTGGAGGCGGTCCGTAAGCGTCCTGGTATGTATATAGGAGGTGTGGGAACCAAGGGGTTAAACCATCTGATTTATGAAATCATTGATAATGCGGTGGATGAGCACCTGGCCGGATTCTGCAGCAGTGTGTGGGTGACTTTGGAAGCAGACGGCTCCTGTACGGTCCGTGATAACGGCCGCGGAATCCCGGTCGGACTTCACAAAAAGGGCATATCAGCCGCCAGAATCGTACTGTCCACCCTTCATGCGGGCGGTAAATTCGATAACGACGCTTATAAGACCAGCGGAGGACTTCACGGTGTGGGTTCCTCCGTAGTTAATGCCCTGTCAGCCCATATGGACCTTAAGGTTTACAGGGACGGCTTCATCTATCACGATGAATATGAAAAAGGACGTCCTGTCATCAAGCTGGAGAACGGACTTCTCCCTGTGATTGGAAAGACGCGGGAGACCGGTACCTGTATCAATTTCCTGCCTGACGGCGATATATTTGAGAAAACACGTTTCAAGGCGGACTGGCTCAAGAGCCGTCTGCACGAGACCGCATACTTAAACCCAAACCTGACCCTTTACTATGAGAACAAGCGGCCCGGAGAGGGGGAGAAGGTGGCCTTCCATGAGCCGGAGGGCATTGTTGCCTATGTGCGGGAGCTGAATTCCGGCAAGACGCCGGTACACGACCCCATTTATTTCAAGGGGACCGTGGACAAGGTGGAGGTGGAGGCCGCCATCCAGTTCGTGGACACATTTGAGGAGAATATACTGGGCTTCTGCAACAACATCTTTACCCAGGAGGGCGGCACCCACCTGGCTGGCTTCAAGACCAAATTCACGGCGCTGATTAACAGCTATGCCAGGGAGATTGGAATTTTAAAGGATAAGGATACCAACTTTACGGGAGCCGATACCAGGAACGGCATGACGGCCGTCATCGCGGTAAAGCATCCCGACCCTATCTTCGAGGGGCAGACCAAGACAAAGCTGGCCAGCGCCGACGCCACCAAGGCCGTGTTTACGGTGACCGGGGACGAGCTGCAGCTTTACTTTGACCGCAACGTGGAGGTGTTAAAGGGAGTCATTGGCTGTGCGGAAAAATCGGCCAAGATTCGCCGGGCCGAGGAAAAGGCCAAGACCAACATGCTGACCAAATCCAAATTTTCCTTTGACAGCAACGGTAAGCTGGCAAACTGCGAGAGCCGGGATGCCTCCAGGTGTGAGATATTCATTGTAGAGGGAGATTCCGCCGGCGGCTCTGCCAAGACTGCCAGGAACCGCCAGTACCAGGCTATCCTGCCCATCAGGGGAAAAATCCTCAACGTTGAGAAGGCGTCCATGGATAAGGTCCTGGCCAATGCGGAAATCAAGACCATGATCAATAGCTTTGGCTGCGGTTTTTCAGAAGGATACGGCAATGACTTTGACATCACAAAGCTGCGCTATGACAAAATCATCCTGATGACTGATGCCGATGTGGACGGCAGCCACATCGACACCCTGCTTCTCACCTTCCTTTACCGTTTTATGCCGGAACTGATTTATGACGGTCATGTGTATATTGCCATGCCGCCCCTGTTTAAGGTGATCCCTAAGCGGGGGGAGGAACAGTATCTTTACGATGAAAAGGAGCTGGAGCGTTACAGGAAAACACATACCGGCGACTTTACGCTGCAGCGCTACAAAGGTCTGGGTGAGATGGACGCACAACAGCTGTGGGAGACCACTCTGGACCCGGAGCGCCGGGTTCTCAAGCGGGTGGAGATAGAGGACGCCAGAATGGCTACGGAGATAACCGAGATGCTC
- a CDS encoding transporter substrate-binding domain-containing protein has translation MKKFMALSMAAIMAFTVAGCGSNKPAETTAAGTAAAETAAESDTTAADTAAEGETSGAASGKKYIINTDTTFAPFEFENEKGEMVGIDLDILQAIAQDQGFEYEVVPVGFSAAVTALEAGECDGVIAGMSITDERVQKYDFSEPYYDSGVGMAVLADSDITSYDQLKDQKVAAKIGTEGCTFAESIAEQYGFEVAQYESSSDMYQAVLAGEAVACFEDYPVIGYEISRGLGLTLPTPMEKGSSYGFATLKGANPELVEMFNKGLENIKASGRYDEILNTYIAK, from the coding sequence ATGAAGAAATTTATGGCGTTATCCATGGCTGCCATCATGGCATTTACGGTGGCGGGATGCGGCTCCAACAAGCCCGCAGAAACCACAGCAGCCGGCACAGCGGCGGCAGAGACGGCTGCTGAATCAGATACCACGGCGGCTGACACCGCGGCGGAAGGGGAAACCAGCGGGGCTGCCTCCGGCAAAAAGTACATCATCAACACAGACACTACCTTTGCCCCCTTTGAGTTTGAAAATGAAAAGGGAGAGATGGTAGGTATTGACCTGGATATCCTACAGGCAATTGCTCAGGACCAGGGATTTGAATATGAGGTTGTTCCGGTGGGATTCTCCGCGGCAGTGACCGCCCTGGAGGCCGGTGAGTGCGACGGCGTGATTGCAGGCATGTCCATTACGGATGAGAGAGTGCAGAAATATGACTTCTCAGAGCCCTATTATGATTCCGGCGTAGGCATGGCTGTCCTGGCTGATTCCGATATCACCTCCTATGACCAGTTAAAGGATCAGAAGGTGGCTGCCAAGATTGGTACAGAGGGCTGCACCTTTGCGGAGTCCATTGCGGAGCAGTATGGTTTTGAGGTAGCACAGTACGAGAGCTCATCTGATATGTATCAGGCTGTACTGGCAGGCGAAGCGGTTGCCTGCTTTGAGGATTATCCTGTTATCGGCTATGAGATCTCCAGGGGACTGGGCCTCACCCTTCCCACACCGATGGAGAAGGGTTCCTCCTATGGTTTCGCAACCTTAAAGGGCGCCAATCCGGAGCTTGTGGAGATGTTCAACAAGGGTCTGGAGAACATCAAGGCAAGCGGCAGATACGATGAGATATTGAATACTTACATTGCAAAATAA
- a CDS encoding amino acid ABC transporter ATP-binding protein, with amino-acid sequence MENKISVHNLKKNFGKLEVLKDISIEIREGEVVCMIGPSGSGKSTFLRCLNRLEKITSGHVVVDGHPISDPNTNINKVRENIGMVFQHFNLFPHLTVKENITLAPTELKLMGKEEAGRKALELLARVGLADKAEAYPGQLSGGQKQRVAIARSLAMNPDIMLFDEPTSALDPEMVGEVLEVMKQLAADGMTMVVVTHEMGFAREVADRVVFMDDGYIVEEGTPDEVFGNPREERTRSFLDKVL; translated from the coding sequence ATGGAAAATAAGATTTCAGTCCATAACCTGAAAAAGAATTTCGGAAAGCTGGAAGTCCTTAAGGACATCAGCATTGAGATAAGAGAAGGGGAAGTGGTATGCATGATAGGCCCCTCCGGTTCCGGTAAGAGTACGTTTCTGCGGTGCCTGAACCGTCTGGAGAAGATCACATCCGGCCATGTGGTGGTGGACGGCCATCCCATATCAGACCCTAACACCAACATCAACAAAGTGCGTGAAAACATCGGAATGGTGTTCCAGCATTTCAACCTGTTCCCCCATCTTACGGTGAAGGAGAACATTACCTTAGCTCCCACGGAATTAAAGCTCATGGGAAAAGAGGAAGCCGGCAGAAAGGCTCTTGAGCTGCTGGCCCGCGTGGGGCTGGCGGACAAGGCGGAGGCATATCCGGGACAGCTCTCCGGCGGACAGAAGCAGAGGGTGGCCATCGCGCGCTCCCTTGCCATGAATCCCGACATCATGCTGTTTGACGAGCCCACATCGGCCCTGGATCCTGAGATGGTGGGCGAGGTGCTGGAGGTCATGAAGCAGCTGGCAGCCGACGGCATGACCATGGTGGTGGTCACCCATGAGATGGGATTTGCCAGGGAAGTGGCGGACCGGGTGGTGTTTATGGATGACGGATACATCGTGGAGGAAGGGACTCCCGATGAAGTGTTTGGAAATCCCAGGGAGGAAAGGACCAGGAGCTTTCTGGATAAGGTGCTGTAG